In Brevundimonas subvibrioides, a genomic segment contains:
- a CDS encoding type II restriction endonuclease, translated as MMPPQPDLFDRDDATGAMLADLLARAPQVLVKKLSNNDRDWARLANKHQAGVYIPPAQRDGGFFPPLTVKARDAEGADEIREVFFLTEWPQVDERRKTRLVNYTSKGAETHMTGVPKAAFGDLGPASWLVMAPKPGVEDPAYLCLTIDSGSDAAGVLTETLGLGADFTVGVLEPAAVVAQERDLIMDFAEEVATAWLAGDIARFAGDRAAMPTTAVLAELARTAFLEGRGMATLDPFALDAPGDAIREISRVIEWDLFRDYQRKERAVELVRAVFGDQPADMDMRSVVRRMVDSVGEIDRIMLSASQQRKSRAGYSFEHQIEAMLIAGKIPFAKQVVMDAKKRPDFVLPSLKHLRADLKGPARGLILSAKTTLRERWKQVEREMGGRDLFLATVDETIAANAIEDMASMNITLVVPESLKSSKSTEYVRHANVVDFASFFGGELRDARMPAWA; from the coding sequence ATGATGCCGCCACAGCCCGACCTGTTTGACCGGGATGATGCGACCGGCGCCATGCTGGCGGACCTGCTGGCCCGTGCCCCCCAGGTTCTGGTCAAGAAGCTGTCGAACAACGACCGGGACTGGGCCCGTCTGGCCAACAAGCATCAGGCCGGCGTCTATATCCCGCCCGCCCAGCGCGATGGCGGCTTCTTCCCGCCACTGACTGTGAAGGCGCGGGACGCAGAGGGGGCCGACGAGATCCGCGAGGTCTTCTTTCTGACCGAGTGGCCCCAGGTCGATGAGCGGAGGAAAACCCGGCTTGTGAACTACACGAGCAAGGGCGCCGAGACCCACATGACCGGCGTGCCAAAGGCCGCGTTCGGCGATCTGGGCCCGGCGTCATGGCTGGTCATGGCGCCAAAGCCCGGTGTCGAGGACCCGGCATACCTGTGTCTGACGATCGACTCCGGCTCTGACGCCGCCGGCGTCCTGACCGAGACCCTGGGCCTCGGCGCCGACTTTACGGTCGGCGTCCTCGAGCCCGCTGCGGTCGTCGCGCAGGAGCGCGACCTGATCATGGACTTCGCCGAGGAGGTTGCCACGGCCTGGCTGGCTGGTGATATCGCCCGCTTCGCCGGCGACCGTGCTGCCATGCCGACCACCGCGGTGCTGGCCGAACTCGCGCGCACAGCCTTCTTGGAGGGTCGCGGCATGGCCACGCTCGATCCGTTTGCGCTGGACGCCCCCGGCGACGCCATCCGCGAGATCAGCCGCGTCATCGAATGGGACCTGTTTCGGGACTACCAGCGCAAGGAACGCGCGGTCGAACTGGTGCGGGCCGTGTTCGGGGATCAGCCCGCCGATATGGACATGCGATCGGTCGTCCGGCGGATGGTCGACAGCGTCGGCGAGATCGACCGCATCATGCTTTCTGCCAGCCAGCAGCGGAAATCCCGAGCTGGCTACTCGTTCGAGCACCAGATTGAGGCGATGCTGATTGCGGGCAAGATCCCGTTCGCAAAACAGGTCGTCATGGACGCGAAAAAGCGCCCGGATTTCGTGCTGCCATCGCTGAAACACCTTCGGGCCGACCTGAAAGGGCCGGCGAGGGGACTGATCCTCAGCGCCAAGACGACGCTGCGCGAACGGTGGAAGCAGGTGGAGCGGGAAATGGGCGGCAGAGACCTGTTCTTGGCCACCGTCGATGAAACGATCGCGGCCAACGCCATCGAGGACATGGCCTCGATGAACATCACCCTCGTCGTGCCCGAGAGCCTGAAGTCGTCGAAGTCCACCGAGTACGTCCGCCACGCCAACGTGGTGGATTTTGCGTCGTTCTTCGGAGGTGAATTGCGAGATGCCCGGATGCCCGCTTGGGCGTAG
- a CDS encoding ATP-dependent helicase, producing the protein MDAWRDIRLKARRCHGLALARANGDRRGRALVDAAIKEGDLELKPCDPGERFGDGVYGMFIRDDGLVYVVRGQDPKDEVVVIAHEIGHSQLHHDATTEVRSVQSQLGGDIIDSGAGVVEGHSPRERKEIQADVFAGEFLCPADWLRSRLVGQRRRPSEIAEELGLPYGLVLNQAIRALLLPPLMAPPAAQPGPAVALDDSQQKAATWSGGPLLLDAGPGTGKTRTLVHRIGHVLRAGALPGTFLALTFSNKAAEEMRERLSVSHPDESIEMWVGTFHQFGLELVTKWPSRVGRTANVKILDQTTQLALLEDNLTRLPLRHYQNLYEPAFELVHVLGAISRCKDELLSPEQYLAEAEAALALNPGDEAAEKAVEVGHIYKIYQELLREADAMDFGDLVMLAVQLVTDHDDIRNEYRERFQHILVDEYQDVNLASARLLQVLAGACQDVWVVGDQRQSIYRFRGAEPANVGRFQTDFRGAKLSLTSNYRSGGPVVRAFSAFSRHMAADPGAAANWNAHRGELGEVTLTVADTVAEEAAAIRDQIEALRAAGIAYRDQVILARSHLTLSRITGVLEQLNVPLLYLGDLFERDDIRDLLSLVAIDAEFGGIGLVRLAQLPEYGASKADALVVIQWAEENDATIFDALHRLTEMEGISEAGKTGLSKLAGQLAGFGSATSPWTLVTSWLFERSDYLRPLLESNHPKAQQQLIAIYQLLKVCSEQRDLHGGSALRDPGRKAFLERIRRIEALNQDSRYRAVVSEASDFDAVRVMTIHGSKGLEFRGVHLPALATRYMPSNRQWARCPPPASLAKLVMQKEDHDAEEECLFFVGLSRARDYLCLSRAQRYTQVNASASKFLDTVARHVMVTRFAGPAPQVQPAPVWAPRGRQDSYAERELDIYLRCPARYQYEVVDGLRGGREASPYLRFHRCVYRTMAWLEQQARDGAPASPEQARAELARQWEMHGPVHHGFNGYYRSAADSMVVSIARLIATEAGEYDREPWSVQLEGRVVTYEPDRVVLVADGSVRVQRVRTGRKSKSEAENRIYALLRRGAAQRYPGCRVSVEAYYPATNEAAPMEAGKDDKLLGEYTDAITGIERGEFHPKPDPQRCPGCPCYFICGA; encoded by the coding sequence ATGGACGCCTGGCGTGACATCCGGCTGAAAGCCAGGCGTTGTCATGGACTCGCCCTGGCGCGAGCGAACGGCGATCGCCGCGGCCGGGCGCTCGTTGATGCGGCGATCAAGGAAGGCGACTTGGAGCTGAAGCCTTGCGATCCGGGCGAGCGTTTTGGCGACGGGGTCTACGGCATGTTCATCCGAGACGATGGACTTGTTTATGTGGTGCGCGGTCAGGATCCTAAGGACGAAGTCGTCGTCATCGCGCACGAGATCGGGCACTCGCAACTGCACCACGACGCAACAACGGAAGTTCGCAGCGTTCAATCCCAGCTCGGCGGCGACATCATCGACAGCGGCGCTGGCGTGGTCGAAGGTCACTCGCCGCGCGAGCGGAAGGAAATTCAGGCGGATGTGTTCGCCGGTGAATTTCTCTGTCCGGCCGATTGGCTGCGTAGCCGGCTGGTCGGACAGCGCCGCCGTCCTTCAGAGATCGCTGAAGAGCTCGGCCTTCCCTATGGGTTAGTGCTGAACCAGGCGATCCGCGCCCTACTACTTCCTCCGCTCATGGCTCCGCCAGCTGCACAGCCGGGCCCAGCTGTCGCGTTGGATGACAGCCAGCAGAAAGCTGCCACTTGGTCCGGCGGGCCGCTCTTGCTCGATGCAGGCCCAGGCACCGGGAAAACGCGCACCCTGGTACACCGGATCGGGCACGTACTCCGGGCCGGCGCGCTCCCCGGTACATTCCTCGCACTCACCTTCTCCAACAAGGCTGCGGAGGAAATGCGCGAGCGGCTGTCAGTCTCGCATCCCGATGAATCCATCGAGATGTGGGTCGGGACGTTCCACCAGTTCGGGTTGGAGCTCGTCACGAAATGGCCGAGCCGCGTCGGCCGCACCGCGAACGTCAAAATCCTTGATCAGACGACCCAGTTGGCCTTGCTCGAGGACAATCTCACGCGCCTGCCGTTGCGGCACTACCAGAACCTCTATGAGCCGGCCTTCGAGCTGGTCCACGTGCTCGGCGCGATCTCGCGCTGCAAAGACGAGCTACTCTCGCCCGAGCAATATCTGGCGGAAGCGGAAGCTGCGTTGGCATTGAACCCCGGCGATGAAGCGGCCGAGAAAGCCGTCGAAGTCGGGCACATCTACAAAATCTATCAGGAGCTGCTGCGCGAAGCGGACGCCATGGATTTCGGCGATCTCGTGATGCTCGCGGTGCAGCTCGTTACCGACCACGACGATATTCGCAACGAGTATCGTGAGCGTTTCCAACATATCCTGGTCGACGAGTATCAAGACGTGAACCTCGCCAGCGCGCGCCTCCTGCAGGTACTCGCGGGTGCCTGCCAGGATGTCTGGGTGGTCGGCGATCAACGCCAGTCGATTTACCGGTTCCGCGGTGCGGAGCCCGCCAACGTCGGACGTTTCCAAACCGATTTCCGCGGCGCCAAGCTCTCGCTCACAAGTAACTACCGTTCAGGCGGGCCGGTCGTGCGCGCCTTCTCCGCATTCTCAAGGCACATGGCGGCCGATCCCGGCGCAGCCGCAAATTGGAATGCGCATCGCGGTGAACTCGGCGAGGTGACGCTCACCGTCGCCGACACCGTCGCCGAGGAAGCCGCAGCTATACGCGATCAGATCGAAGCCTTACGCGCCGCCGGCATCGCCTATCGGGACCAGGTCATCCTCGCCCGCAGCCACCTCACGCTCTCGCGCATCACTGGCGTGCTGGAACAGCTGAACGTGCCGCTGCTCTATCTCGGCGACTTGTTCGAGCGCGACGATATTCGCGACCTTCTTTCGCTCGTTGCCATCGACGCCGAGTTCGGTGGGATTGGCTTGGTGCGGCTCGCCCAGCTACCTGAGTACGGTGCGAGCAAAGCCGACGCCCTCGTTGTTATTCAGTGGGCCGAGGAAAACGATGCCACGATCTTCGACGCCCTCCATCGGCTGACCGAGATGGAAGGGATTAGCGAAGCGGGCAAAACCGGGTTGTCAAAACTCGCTGGGCAATTGGCCGGGTTTGGTTCGGCGACCTCACCTTGGACACTCGTGACGAGCTGGTTGTTCGAGCGGAGCGATTACCTTCGTCCGCTGCTCGAATCTAACCACCCGAAAGCGCAGCAACAACTGATCGCCATTTATCAGCTCCTAAAAGTGTGCAGCGAGCAACGCGACCTGCACGGCGGGTCCGCCCTGCGCGATCCTGGCCGTAAAGCCTTTCTCGAGCGCATCCGCCGGATCGAGGCGTTAAACCAGGATAGCCGATACCGGGCCGTCGTCTCGGAGGCCTCCGACTTCGACGCCGTCCGCGTCATGACCATCCACGGAAGCAAGGGGCTGGAATTCCGGGGTGTCCATCTTCCCGCGCTAGCTACACGCTATATGCCCAGCAACCGCCAATGGGCGCGGTGCCCGCCTCCGGCGTCGCTGGCTAAACTGGTGATGCAGAAGGAGGATCACGACGCCGAAGAGGAATGTCTTTTCTTCGTCGGCTTGTCGCGCGCACGCGACTATCTCTGCCTCAGTCGCGCCCAACGGTACACACAGGTCAATGCCAGCGCTTCCAAGTTCCTCGATACGGTCGCACGCCACGTAATGGTCACGCGGTTCGCTGGACCCGCTCCCCAGGTCCAACCGGCTCCCGTGTGGGCGCCGCGTGGACGGCAAGATAGCTACGCTGAGCGCGAACTCGACATTTATCTACGATGCCCCGCCCGCTACCAGTACGAAGTGGTCGATGGATTACGGGGTGGCCGCGAGGCCTCGCCTTACCTGCGTTTCCATCGCTGCGTCTACCGGACCATGGCGTGGCTTGAGCAACAGGCACGCGACGGAGCGCCAGCAAGCCCGGAGCAGGCTCGCGCAGAACTCGCAAGGCAATGGGAGATGCACGGGCCAGTGCATCATGGCTTCAATGGCTACTACCGGTCCGCGGCGGACAGCATGGTGGTCTCCATTGCAAGGCTCATTGCCACCGAGGCGGGCGAGTATGACCGCGAGCCCTGGTCCGTTCAGCTCGAAGGACGAGTGGTGACATACGAGCCGGACCGGGTGGTGCTGGTCGCCGACGGAAGTGTGCGTGTTCAACGGGTCCGTACCGGTCGCAAATCCAAGTCAGAGGCGGAGAACCGCATCTATGCGCTCCTTCGGCGCGGAGCCGCTCAGCGTTACCCCGGGTGTCGCGTGTCGGTGGAAGCCTACTACCCCGCGACCAACGAAGCGGCGCCGATGGAGGCGGGGAAAGACGACAAGCTTCTTGGCGAATATACCGACGCCATTACCGGGATCGAGCGGGGGGAATTCCACCCGAAGCCCGATCCGCAACGATGCCCCGGTTGCCCCTGCTATTTCATCTGCGGGGCATGA
- a CDS encoding very short patch repair endonuclease — MPDVVDAATRSRMMSGIRGKNTKPEMILRHGLHARGLRYRLHAKDLPGKPDLVFPARRAVLFAHGCFWHGHDCHLFRMPSTRPEFWRAKIARNQVVDSRSTAALEAAGWRVGVVWECALKGRTRLPLEAVLDGCEAWLRGTEPALEIRGG; from the coding sequence TTGCCTGACGTCGTCGACGCCGCAACCCGCAGCCGGATGATGTCCGGCATCCGGGGCAAAAACACAAAGCCGGAAATGATCCTGCGTCACGGCCTGCATGCGCGCGGCCTGCGGTACCGGCTGCACGCGAAAGATCTCCCCGGAAAGCCGGATCTGGTCTTCCCGGCGCGGCGTGCGGTGCTGTTCGCACACGGCTGCTTCTGGCACGGCCACGACTGTCACCTGTTCCGGATGCCCTCGACACGGCCGGAGTTCTGGCGGGCCAAGATCGCCCGCAACCAGGTCGTCGACTCGCGCTCGACGGCCGCGCTGGAGGCCGCCGGATGGCGGGTCGGCGTGGTCTGGGAATGCGCCCTGAAGGGCCGGACCAGGCTGCCGCTGGAAGCCGTGCTGGACGGGTGCGAGGCGTGGCTACGGGGAACCGAGCCCGCTTTGGAAATCCGGGGCGGCTGA
- the dcm gene encoding DNA (cytosine-5-)-methyltransferase, protein MSDFHTLRLQAGLSVAEAAELAGYDERTGYRWERGEAKPRKAVLEVLRAHTPTPPEDLSKPAAFRFIDLFAGIGGLRRGFESIGGRCVFTSEWDKFSQITYQANFPHDPHPIAGDIRNVAEADIPEFDVLLAGFPCQPFSLAGVSKKNSLNRAHGFADETQGTLFFDVARIIAHHRPAAFLLENVKNLTSHDKGRTFEVIKEVLQERLGYHISYRTVDGRAWTPQHRERIFIVGFRDPTTFSMLDLPIPDEKPTLASILHGANGYETPPMEDYSEGSQGPAAAKYTLSQHLWTYLQNYAEKHRLKGNGFGFGLVGPQDVARTLSARYHKDGSEILIDQGKGKIPRRLTPRECARLMGFDQPGRPPMKIRVSDTQAYRQFGNAVVVPVIEAIAKHMEPHLMTALARQEPEREVA, encoded by the coding sequence TTGTCAGACTTCCACACCCTCCGCCTCCAGGCCGGTCTTTCAGTCGCCGAGGCCGCTGAACTGGCAGGGTATGACGAGCGCACGGGCTACCGCTGGGAGCGCGGGGAGGCGAAACCGAGGAAGGCCGTGCTGGAGGTGCTGCGCGCCCACACCCCGACGCCGCCCGAAGACCTTTCCAAGCCCGCCGCCTTCCGGTTCATCGACCTGTTCGCGGGCATCGGCGGCCTGCGCCGCGGGTTCGAGAGCATCGGCGGCCGGTGTGTGTTCACCAGCGAATGGGACAAGTTTTCCCAGATCACCTACCAGGCCAACTTCCCTCACGATCCGCATCCGATCGCCGGCGACATCCGCAATGTCGCCGAAGCCGACATCCCCGAGTTTGATGTCCTGCTGGCAGGCTTTCCGTGTCAGCCCTTCTCCCTAGCCGGCGTGTCGAAGAAGAACTCCCTGAACCGGGCCCATGGCTTCGCCGACGAGACGCAAGGGACCCTGTTCTTCGACGTGGCGCGGATCATCGCCCACCACCGTCCGGCGGCCTTCCTGCTGGAGAACGTGAAGAACCTGACCAGCCACGACAAGGGCCGTACCTTCGAGGTCATCAAGGAGGTCCTGCAGGAGCGGCTCGGCTACCACATCAGCTATCGCACGGTGGACGGCCGCGCCTGGACGCCGCAGCACCGGGAGCGGATCTTCATCGTGGGCTTCCGCGATCCGACCACCTTCTCGATGCTAGATTTGCCAATCCCTGACGAGAAGCCGACCCTCGCCTCGATCCTCCATGGCGCCAACGGCTACGAGACGCCGCCTATGGAGGATTACAGCGAGGGCTCACAGGGACCGGCGGCCGCGAAGTACACCCTCAGTCAGCACCTCTGGACCTACCTGCAAAACTACGCTGAGAAACACCGCCTGAAGGGCAATGGCTTTGGCTTCGGTCTGGTGGGGCCACAGGACGTCGCCCGCACCCTGTCGGCCCGCTACCACAAGGACGGCTCGGAGATCCTGATCGATCAGGGCAAGGGAAAGATCCCGCGCCGGCTGACACCGCGGGAGTGCGCTCGTCTCATGGGTTTCGACCAGCCCGGCCGACCGCCCATGAAAATCCGCGTCTCCGACACCCAGGCCTATCGGCAGTTCGGCAACGCCGTGGTGGTGCCGGTCATCGAGGCGATCGCGAAACACATGGAGCCGCATCTGATGACAGCCCTCGCCCGGCAGGAGCCTGAGCGCGAGGTTGCCTGA